A window from Montipora capricornis isolate CH-2021 chromosome 7, ASM3666992v2, whole genome shotgun sequence encodes these proteins:
- the LOC138057706 gene encoding von Willebrand factor A domain-containing protein 7-like: MGANSEFCSVNFKAIFCLVLFATLTNFVFSENLYTSILDDARDALMGFSSSPTPTTAPTTRSPSGWEFSIESHASRLPSTGVSKRKSPSNKFLVALDQIERSIYAAQAASGSRNRHSSQRLAKIKANIKLATQQRNYLFARQAVGLGLYSAVQLAKTSGRKKRSTTSTGSAVKAYMNSVKKDLGAASFDTFMSVNGDVTLMFAIDNTGSMWDEIQAAKSIAKSIVNHRRDEDVDYILSPFNDPGTGPVTYEGKGNGTNFEKAIDSLSASGGGDCPELTFKGILDAMRESPNYGSPMYVFTDASAKDYSIDNMDEVLSFANRDFGNGITINFFTTGLCWKSSYKPFEELAKETCGYMFNLPKSNDLKKLSGITAGALVGATCLESGGSNSASGKKRRSVRGSTYSITVDDSTEKIFITVVRQGSSQKVALKDPKGRDVTVGVTKFLTLVIYEINNPLFGTWKLAVSGSGKHSYQVKGVSKTNVDFEYFFIMIPSRGRGKPIPISHPLLGHDPARVVITVAGNAKINRNTLKLDLISEDGRRLTTATVTPRGTSGAHFSASFRCPAVPFTLKLRGKTKKGYNFQRRSHNIVHPSNTLIRVIYARNDYTIPAGRSSLVTFLMHNNGPTDTFDIKAKDRMKYFQNLRGSSITVRQSRTSFFSVVLKAPLSASPGKGDELLVTAKGRKSKKTVSLLVRLMVAT, from the exons ATGGGAGCGAATTCTGAGTTCTGTTCCGTTAACTTTAAGGCCATTTTTTGCCTTGTGCTATTTGCAACTCTGACCAATTTTGTTTTCAGCGAAAATCTTTACACATCTATTCTTGATGATGCCAGAGATGCGCTAATGGGCTTTTCTTCTTCGCCTACTCCAACCACAGCGCCCACGACACGTTCACCATCCGGATGGGAATTCTCAA TCGAATCACATGCATCACGATTGCCTTCGACCGGAGTATCAAAGAGAAAGTCACCGTCCAATAAGTTCTTGGTAGCCCTCGATCAAATTGAGAGATCAATCTACGCAGCGCAGGCAGCTTCGGGATCGCGAAATCGTCACAGCAGCCAACGCTTAGCAAAAATCAAAGCAAACATCAAATTAGCGACGCAGCAACGAAACTATCTCTTTGCCCGTCAAGCTGTCGGTCTTGGGTTATACTCCGCAGTTCAACTCGCGAAGACAAGTGGTCGAAAAAAGCGATCTACCACTAGTACTGGCTCTGCGGTTAAGGCTTATATGAATTCCGTTAAGAAAGATCTTGGCGCCGCTTCTTTTGACACTTTTATGAGTGTCAATGGAGACGTCACTTTGATGTTTGCTATTGATAATACTGGCAGTATGTGGGACGAAATTCAAGCGGCTAAATCCATTGCCAAATCTATTGTCAATCACCGAAGGGATGAGGATGTGGACTACATTTTATCCCCATTCAACGATCCTG GAACTGGACCAGTCACCTACGAAGGAAAAGGAAATGGAACAAATTTCGAGAAAGCTATCGACAGCCTCTCTGCCAGCGGAGGTGGAGACTGCCCAGAGCTTACCTTCAAAGGCATCCTCGACGCTATGCGTGAAAGTCCGAACTACGGCTCGCCTATGTACGTTTTTACCGACGCCTCTGCCAAAGACTATTCAATTGACAACATGGACGAAGTTCTCAGCTTCGCCAACAGAGACTTCGGGAATGGCATTACTATAAACTTCTTTACAACTGGTCTTTGTTGGAAGTCGAGCTATAAGCCATTTGAAGAACTAGCCAAAGAGACCTGTGGTTACATGTTTAATCTCCCCAAATCAAATGACCTTAAGAAGCTGTCTGGGATTACCGCTGGTGCACTTGTAGGTGCGACTTGCCTTGAAAGCGGAGGAAGTAATAGTGCAAGCGGGAAAAAGAGGCGAAGTGTGCGAGGTTCTACGTACAGCATCACTGTTGATGATTCCACAGAGAAGATTTTCATCACCGTAGTGAGGCAAGGATCAAGCCAAAAGGTCGCCCTTAAGGATCCGAAAGGGAGAGATGTTACCGTGGGTGTCACCAAGTTTCTCACCCTTGTAATTTACGAAATCAACAATCCGCTGTTTGGAACGTGGAAGCTGGCCGTGTCAGGAAGTGGTAAACATTCCTACCAGGTCAAAGGCGTCAGTAAAACAAACGTGGACTTTGAGTATTTCTTCATCATGATTCCGAGCCGTGGAAGAGGAAAACCAATACCGATATCACATCCTCTGCTGG GACACGACCCAGCTCGCGTCGTCATAACTGTTGCCGGAAATGCGAAGATCAACAGGAACACGCTCAAGCTTGACTTAATAAGCGAGGACGGGAGACGTTTAACAACAGCCACTGTGACCCCCCGCGGAACAAGTGGTGCTCACTTTAGTGCCTCCTTCCGTTGTCCCGCTGTGCCATTTACACTGAAATTACGGggaaagacaaagaaaggatACAACTTCCAACGCAGGTCACATAATATTGTACATCCCAGCAACACACTTATCAGAGTAATCTACGCCAGAAACGATTATACAATCCCCGCGGGCCGCAGTAGCCTTGTGACGTTCTTGATGCACAACAATGGGCCGACGGACACCTTTGATATCAAAGCCAAGGATCGCATGAAATACTTCCAGAATCTTCGCGGTTCCAGCATCACTGTCCGCCAGAGTCGCACCAGTTTCTTCTCTGTCGTCTTGAAGGCGCCCCTCTCGGCCTCACCAGGCAAAGGAGATGAGCTGCTGGTGACCGCTAAGGGCCGAAAGTCGAAGAAGACCGTTTCTCTATTAGTGAGGCTGATGGTCGCGACCTGA
- the LOC138056396 gene encoding uncharacterized protein: MKNPLFVVHMKMKMLYLVAALFTVAVSFKPVEGKYKVTLAIYSGVPDPVWTVDYGHESFQMVTKYLQEARDLGMTYRREHMAATLGYKGFLVHESDAKEAELIVGKETKDLQYLLLETMPKGRISDDLLNRIQHGIAESIDMPQEAMGQEVSQAPIAGYAPRLNLRRWNDYSLVRINNNCYNYANDKITNSFAQPGNASGYHLPPAKELTAEVVLAAAKSDGLLQLNVGPNDPVPAAPKQPNCLVALVVAKGEDFHWYRLDNNGFWSQKPGGTNATNLDGKGDLIHDPRKAVNLPHGPDYSFVSFMEIFTNIIDGPAGPHP; this comes from the exons ATGAAAAATCCCTTATTCGTAGTTCAtatgaagatgaagatgttATACCTTGTAGCAGCGTTGTTCACTGTGGCGGTAAGCTTCAAACCTGTTGAAG GAAAGTACAAAGTGACTTTGGCGATATACAGTGGTGTTCCTGATCCTGTTTGGACGGTTGACTATGGTCATGAGAGCTTCCAGATGGTAACAAAGTATCTACAGGAGGCCAGAGATCTTGGCATGACCTACCGGCGCGAGCACATGGCCGCTACTCTTGGGTACAAAGGCTTCCTAGTGCATGAGTCGGATGCCAAGGAGGCCGAATTGATTGTAGGCAAGGAGACCAAGGACCTACAATATCTTCTCCTTGAAACCATGCCAAAAGGGCGGATATCCGATGACTTGCTCAACAGGATTCAGCATGGAATCGCCGAATCGATAGATATGCCTCAGGAAGCTATGGGCCAAGAGGTGTCGCAGGCTCCAATCGCAGGTTATGCTCCAAGACTTAACCTGCGTCGTTGGAACGACTACTCTTTGGTCCGAATAAACAACAACTGTTACAACTATGCAAACGACAAAATTACCAACAGTTTTGCACAGCCTGGTAATGCAAGTGGTTATCATTTGCCGCCAGCTAAGGAACTCACGGCAGAAGTGGTTCTTGCGGCTGCGAAAAGCGATGGTTTACTGCAATTGAACGTTGGACCAAACGATCCCGTTCCCGCAGCGCCAAAACAACCTAACTGCCTTGTGGCACTCGTGGTTGCAAAAG GTGAAGATTTTCATTGGTATCGCTTGGATAACAACGGCTTCTGGTCCCAAAAGCCTGGGGGAACTAATGCCACCAACCTTGATGGAAAAGGAGATTTGATTCACGATCCAAGAAAAGCTGTCAATTTGCCGCATGGTCCAGATTACTCGTTTGTTTCCTTTATGGAGATTTTTACCAATATAATAGATGGTCCTGCTGGTCCACACCCTTAA
- the LOC138057767 gene encoding uncharacterized protein — translation MSYRHEHMPATLGYKGFLVHESDAKEAELIVGKETMELQNLLLKTMPKGLIPDDLVPKIEQGIRLVDVPRQAKEALLQEGLQAPVAGYAPKLNLRRWNDYSLVRINNNCYNYANDKITNSFAQPGTASGHPYESLTPEELLRASESDGLLKLNVGPDDPVPAAPKQPNCLVALFVDPGNDFHWYRLDNNGLWSQKPGQGNATNLDGNGNLIHDPRKAANFPNFDYKFVSFMEIFTNIIDGPRGPH, via the exons ATGTCCTACCGGCATGAGCACATGCCCGCCACTCTTGGGTACAAAGGCTTCCTAGTGCATGAGTCGGATGCCAAGGAAGCAGAATTGATCGTAGGCAAGGAAACGATGGAGCTGCAAAATCTACTGCTTAAAACCATGCCAAAAGGGCTGATACCCGATGACTTAGTCCCGAAGATTGAGCAAGGGATTCGATTGGTAGATGTGCCTCGACAGGCTAAAGAAGCTTTGCTCCAAGAAGGGTTGCAGGCTCCAGTCGCAGGTTATGCTCCAAAACTTAACCTGCGTCGTTGGAACGACTACTCTTTGGTCCGAATAAACAACAACTGTTACAACTATGCAAACGACAAAATTACCAACAGCTTTGCACAGCCTGGTACTGCAAGTGGTCATCCTTATGAAAGTCTCACTCCAGAGGAGCTTCTTCGGGCTTCCGAAAGCGATGGTTTACTGAAATTGAACGTTGGACCAGACGATCCGGTCCCCGCAGCACCAAAACAACCTAACTGCCTAGTGGCACTCTTTGTTGACCCTG GTAACGATTTTCATTGGTATCGCTTGGATAACAACGGCCTCTGGTCCCAAAAGCCTGGACAAGGTAATGCCACCAACCTTGATGGAAATGGAAATTTGATTCACGATCCAAGAAAAGCTGCCAATTTTCCGAATTTCGATTACAAGTTTGTTTCCTTTATGGAGATTTTTACGAATATAATAGATGGTCCTAGAGGCCCACATTAA